From Ignavibacterium sp.:
TGTTCTGATATGACTTAAAAATATTTTTTGATTCTAATATTATTTTCATTTCTATTCCCATTTAATTGATTCTAAGGCATCTACTTTAGCTGCTCTTCTTGCTGGGAAAAGTGCTGCGAGAAAAGTAAGCAACATCGAGGCTCCACTTACAAAAAAGAAATCTGAAATTCTTAATTCAAGAGGTAAGCTATCAATTTTATACATTGTTGGATCTAACGGATAAATGTTGAAATTCAACTGCAGCCAGCAAACAAAATAGCCGAGCATTACGCCAAAGAATGATCCGAAAATTCCAATAAGTATTCCTTCATTTAAAAATATTTTTAGAATTGAATTCTCTGTCACTCCGAATGATTTCATTATGCCAATGTCTCTTTTCTTTTCAAGCACTGACATTGATAGCGAACCAAGAATATTGAAAGAAGCAACTGCAATTATTAGTGAGAGTAAAATATATGCAACCCATCTTTCAATTTGCATAACCGAATAAAGTTCTTTGTGAAAATCATACCAGGTATTAACATCAGCAATTTTCGGATCAATCATTCCGCTAAGTTTATCTTTTATTTGTTCTGATTTTGTCCTGTCGATTAATTTAATTTCATATCCTTCAAAAGATTTTCTGAAACCAAGTAATTCCTGACCAAAGGATAAATCAGTGATCGCAAGGGATTCATCATATTCATTGTTCTGAGAATTGAATATTCCTCTAACGATAAATTTTTTAGTCAATGGAATTGAACTCTGCATTAAAACACTTTCGATATTAGCAGGAGAAACTATTGTAACAGTATCGCCTGTTACAGCTTCAAGCTTATCAGCTAATCTGATTCCAATATAAATTGAATTTTCAGGTTCACTTTCCGGATTTGATTTTGAAGATATTGTCAGCTTATCAAAATCATATAGATTATTTATTTCATTAAACTTAACCGCTCTCAGATTAATAACTTCAGTTTTACCTCTGTTTAATGCTAATACTTTTCCAGAAACAAATGGTGAATAACTTTTAATTTCATCTATACTTTTTATTTTTTCTTCAATTTCTGAATGAAGTAAATCAGTAGATTCAGATTTGAACACAATTCTTAGATGGGGATCCAAACTCATTAAGTAGGAAGTGACAAGACTTCCGAATCCATTGAAAACAGAAAGCACAACAATTAGTGCAGCAACACCGATTGTAATTCCTGCAATTGATAGGAATGAAATAATCGTGATGAAGTTCAACTTGTGTCGGGATATCAAATATCTTTTCGCAATAAATTTTTCTAAATCCATCAGTCAAACCTTAATGCTGCAACTGGGTTAATTCTTGATGAAATAATGCTCGGTATCAGCGAAGCCAAAATAGCAAGCACAATCGTTATTAAAGAAACAATAAGAAATATTTCAAACGACAAATCAAATGGAACTTTAGTAACAAAATAAATACTTGAGGGAACTTTGATAATATTGAATTTGGTTTGAATTTCCATCAGAGCTAAAGCTAAAATATTTCCAGCTATTGTTCCAAGAATTGCAAGATAAAATCCCTGTAAAAGGAAGATTTGAATTATGTGTTTCTTTTTTGTCCCGAATGATTTAAGGATTCCGATTGAGTTTGTTCTTTCAATTACCATCAACAGTAATGTTCCAACAATGTTGAAAACAGCAACAACAATAATAAGTCCAAGTATTATTGGAATAGGTTTTTTCTGAAGTGAAATCCAGGTAAAAATGTTTTTATGCAAATCAAAAATACTTCGGGCAAAGTAAGGGTATGTCAATTCTTTTCTCAAAAGATTTGCAAGACTATCAGCTTTTGAAATGTCATTTAGTTTAATGTCTATTCCATTCACTTCACCTGGCATCGAAAAAAGATTCTGAGCAGAAATTAAATTTGTAAAAGCAATTGATGCATCATACTCTGCAATTCCACTTTCAAAAATTCCTGTCACTTTGAATTTTTCAATGTTTGGCAAATTGTCCAATGAAGGAATTTGATTATTCTTTAATGCAAAGAGACTGACATTATCACCAACTTTAATCAATAATTTATTAGCAAGAGTTTTTCCAAGTATGAGCGTATTTGAAGAATCCAAATACAGATTACCTTCAATTATATTTTCCAAAATTTTGTTTTTGTATCCTTCATTGTAAATGCCCTTTATAGTTACACCATCTTTTCTGTTTTTGAAACTTATCAGTGCGAGATTTGACAGAAATGGTGAAGCATAATCAAGATTATTTCCGCAAATAGAATCAATTTTTATTAGTGAATTATCTACTGAGGGAAGATTTGATTTAAAGCTAAAGATTTTAATGTGTGAATCGATATCAGTTAATTTCGCCGTGAGAGTTTTCTCAAAACCCGATATAACACTTAGTGCAATAATAAGTGTGGCAACACCAAGAGCAATACCACTGATGGCAATAGTAGAAATTAAATTCAGAAACCGTGAATCACGGTTCGATTTGATATATTTTTTAAAGATAAAGTAAGATATATTCATTAAATTTTTAATGTTTAATTCAAAATTAACTAATCAGTCAATACAATTGAAAAAAATGTGATTTCTAAAGAAAAAGAGAATTATTGGTGTACTAATTAATTGTTTTTTTTAGATACTTACTATATATTTTGCTCTCAATTTTTGAAAGTTTTTTGAAATACGGGGCGTAGCGCAGCCCGGTTAGCGCGCCTGCCTTGGGAGCAGGAGGTCGCAGGTTCGAATCCCGCCGCCCCGACTCAGCTTGAATTATAAGCGCCCGTAGCTCAACAGGATAGAGCATCAGCCTTCTAAGCTGAGGGTTAGTGGTTCGAGTCCACTCGGGCGTACAAAATCTTGAAGTTCTTTTAATTCTGAGAGATGATAAAATCGCCACAGCATCAGCCTTCAACGCTGAGGGTTAGTGGTTCTGCAAAGCATCCTTTGGAGAGTCCACTCGGGCGTACAAAAATTAGAGTAGCTCTTTAGATAATGATTTTATACGGTGAGTATAGCTCAGTTGGTCAGAGCACCAGGTTGTGGCCCTGGGGGTCGTGGGTTCAAGTCCCACTACTCACCCATTGAAACTAAATTCAATAAAAATTAGTTTTGCATTGAAAGGCCCCATCGTCTAGTGGTTAGGACATCGCCCTTTCACGGCGGTAACAGGGGTTCAAATCCCCTTGGGGTCACAAAATCCCGAAGATTTTTTTCTTCGGGATTTTTTTTTGAAGAATGCAAACATCTTTCAAACTCAGTTTTGTCCGAACTTTCACGGCAGTAACAAGGGTTCTCCAAAGGATCCCTTGGAAAATCCCCTTGGGGTCACAAAATCCCGAAGATTTTTTTCTTCGGGATTTTTTTTTGAAGAATGCAAACATCTTTCAAACTCAGTTTTGTCCGAACTTTCACGGCGGTAACAAGGGTTCTCCAAAGGATCCTTTGGAAAATCCCCTTGGGGTCACCAGTAATCCCGAAGAGTTTTCTCTTCGGGATTTTTTTATTGAGAATCCTTTCAAATTTTTGAAATATTAGAAGTGATCTAAATTTCACGGCGGTAACAGGGGTTCTCCAAAGGATCCCTCGGAAAATCCCCTTGGGGTCACGATTAATCCCGAAGAAAAATCTTTCTCTTAGGGATCTTTTTTGTGTTTCGAACTTTAGTTAAAATGTGTTAGTTTCCTAAGGTAGAAAAACGGAGGAGGTCATGAAAAGATTAACCCTTAGTGCCTCTCTGCTTTTGGTTTTCTCGCTTGTTTTATACGGACAATCCAACTTTAACATTGAGGCTTATCGTCAGTTTTTGAAGTCCCATCAGAATTTATCAACAAAGGGACTGTTATCAATGCATCCTTCAGGTACATTTCTATTGAACATCAATACTCCATATAACGATTCCAGATTATTCTCCCGAATAGATTCATTTTACTCCCTCACTAATTTTGAAAAAGAGCTTCTTAATAAACACGGATTTATGGTAAGTGAAAGACTTAAGAAGATTTCTTTTGGGGAAAGTTTAATGGAAATATTTCACGCTGATATTCCGGTATTCGTTTCAGTTGATGCGATACTTCATGCGTTCCATATATCATATGATAGAATTTTAATTGATGTTGAAATTGGACTTATCTACGATAAATTAAAACAATTGTTACAAACTCTACATTCAAATCAAAACCTATTGGCTACAAAGTATGGGTCGAATCCACAGATGCAAATAATGCTGAATGATGTTGATGTCTATTTAACTATTGCCTGTCGGTTAATGAATTTAAATGTAGCTCCTTATTACTCTCAGAACTCAACAATAGTCAATAAAATTCTTAATTTGATTTCGAATGAACAGCCAACCGCATATAATCTATTCTCAGACAATTGCAGAATAGTCGATTGGAGTCAGTTTAAACCGAGGGGGCACTACGCAAATAATCAAGTTTATCCACAATTAGCAAATTATTTTCGTACAATGATGTGGCTCGGTAGAACAGAATTTTATCTCTTACAACCAGGTGGAGTCGACGCTTCTCCTTGTCATCCTTCAATCGCTGATATTCAAAGACAAACTATTGACGCACTTCTGATAAATGAATTAATCTACTCAACTAGTTCTAAAGCTATTTATGATGAGATTGAAACAGCTCTAAAAATATTTGCTGGAGATCAGGATAATATTACTTTGGATAACCTGTCCTACCTGAAAACTGCGACTTCTGTTACTAATGCAGATGAATTATTGAACTTTTCAAAATTCGCTGAGTTTCAGGATACACTTAGGAAGCAATCTTTTGCGTATCAGCTAATACTTTCACAGATACTCCTCAATGATCCGATTACTGCTGATTCAATTTCACCTGCTTCATCATTTTTGCTTTTTGGACAAAGATTTGTGATTGACTCCTATGTTACAGCGTCTGTTGTGTATGATAGAATAAAATACTATAATCGGGTGATTTGCAGATTATATCCATCGACCCTTGATGTTCTCTTTTCACTTGGTAACGATGCAGCCGCTCAATTGTTGATAAATGAATTAAACCAATATAATTATTCTTCAAATCTTGCAGCGCTGAGGCATCTTATTGATTCTTACGATAATGATTTCTGGACTTCAAATATTTATTCATATTGGTTAAAGATGATTCGTGATTTAAATCCACCATCGGATCGTTCATCTTTACCAGAGTTTATGCAAACTGCTGCGTATTGGCAGCAGAAAATGAATTCACAATTGTCTTCGTGGACTGAGCTGCGGCATGACAATATTCTTTATGCAAAACAATCATATACAGGAGGCACAGTTTGCTCTTTTCCATATTCTTATGTTGAACCATTTCCGGAATTCTATTCAACTATAAAAGAATTTGCACTAAACGCAAAGGATAAAATTAACTTACTGAATTTTTCTGATAATGGGATTAAATCAATAATAATGCAGTATCTCGATCATTTATTTTTCACAAGCGATACTTTACAAACGATTTCAACAAAAGAGTTAAATGGTATTATGCTCACGCAAAATGAAATATCATTTCTACAGAGAATGATTTATAATAAATTTGGATCAGGTAAAGATTATGATGGTTGGTATCCAAAATTATTTTACTCGGATTTTGCTCATGGGAATAAAGGTTTAATAGAAAGTGATCACATTGTTGCCGATATTCACACAACTCCAACTGATTGTTACGGTTCAAAGGAAGGTTGGATTTCACATGTTGGAACCGGATATATCAATATAGGAATTTTTATTACTCCCTGGGTTGATGGTGAATTAACAGCATTTGCTGGTCCGGTTATGAGTTACTATGAATACAGAACAAAAAACTTTTTAAGACTTTCAGATGATGAATGGAAAAATGTTTACTTACAATCTGCTTTAAGACCTGACTGGGTCAACTTATATCTCGCTGATTCATCTGGAAATTCGAGAGGATCAGGTCCTAAACTTTTAACTTCTGAAAAAGATGATTTTAACAATTCTATTGTTGATGATTACGAGATAAAAATAGCTAATCTCCCTAACCCTTTTAATTCATCAACACTGATTGTTTTCACTGTTCCGGTTTCTCTTACCAATCAAAATGTTAATCTGAGGATTTTTGATCTTAATGGCAATTTAGTCTCTGAATTGGTCAATCAGACACTTTCATCCGGAAATTATATTTATCGTTGGGATGCAAAAAACTCTGCGGGACAAAATGTAGCAAGTGGAATATATTTTTATAATATTCAAATTGCCGACAGAACCAAAACAGGGAAAATGACACTAATTAAATAAGTTTCTGATTAATACTTGTATTTTCTCAACCCTTGAAAAAGAGCATTTTTCAAGGGTTTTTGTTTTCATACCGATTTCTTAACACTCAATTAATATTCTCTTAACATTCTCTTAACATTAGAATTTTAAGTTTGGGCGTCAAATAAAAGGAGAGAGTGTCATCATGTTTAATAAAAAAAATTTCTCAATCGTGTGTCGTAAGTTTCTGAAAAAAGTTTTTCTTATTTTCTTACTTGGTTATCTTCCCCTGATTGCTCAAGGTAAGGGCTCAATAACCGGATTGGTTCTTGATAAAGAAACCGGTGAAGCTATAATTGGTGCAAATGTTCTTATAGAAAATTCAAACATTGGAGCTGCAACCGACCTTGAAGGAAAATTCAGAATTGAAAATGTAAATCCGGGTAAGTACAATGTTATCGTTAGTTACATTTCATATTCTAAAATTACAATCAAGGATGTTGAAGTTACTGCAGGCAAATCAACCGAATTAAAAGTTGCTTTGACATCAGAAGCGATTTCAGTGGATGAAGTAGTAGTTGTTGATAAGCTTGACCGTTCTTATGAAAATGCTTTGATTAACCAAAGAAAAAAGTCTAATTCGATAAGTGATGGAATTAGCTCTGAACAAATTAAAAAGAGTAATGATGCTTCAACAAGCGATGCTCTTAAGAGAATCCCTGGTGTTACATTACTTGATAACAAATTTATTTTTGTCCGTGGTACAAGTGAAAGATATAGCAATGCACAATTAAACAACACTTCTTTATCAAGCACTGAACCAGAAAAAAAATCTTTCGCTTTCGATTTGTTACCAACAAACTTACTTAGCAATACAATTGTAGTTAAATCTTTTACACCGGATATCTCAGGAGATTTTGCCGGCGGAACAGTCCAGATTAACACCGTTGATTTTCCAGACAGACTTAAAATAAACCTTAGTTATTCAACCTCATACGTATCTAATACATCATTCAAAGATTTTTCAACTTACTCTGGTGGAGGTAGCTTCTGGGGATTTGATAATGGAACAAGAGCTTTACCATCATCATTTCCTGCTAATCTTGGTTCGGCGGGTTTAACCAGAACTGAAATAAATGAACTTGCTAAGTCTTTGAATAATGTTTGGGCGCCGGAAACAAAACGTGCTCCACTCAATAACAATTTTTCACTATCAATTGGTGATGGAACAACTTTGCTGGGACAAAATTTTGGTTTTGTTGCTGCATTTTCATTTAGAAATTCATATAAAAATTCTGATGTAGAAAGAAATGAATTCGAAGCAAGCGGAGAACCAAGATTTGAATTTAAAGGTGTTCAATCGACTTATTCCACAATGATGGGTGGAATGTTAAATCTCAGTTATAAGTTATCTGATCTGCACAAATTTTCTTTAAAGAATACATACAGCCGATCAAGTGATGATGAAGTTTCAGTGCTTAACGGAGCTCAATATACTGATGCAGGCAAAGAGCAGATTCAAACAGCTTTAAGATTTGTTGAAAGAGATGTTCTTTCCTCACAAATAAACGGAGAACATTATTTTCCTTTTCTTAACAATTTAAAATTAGACTGGAAGACATATTATTCAGAATCAAATCGTAATGAACCCGATTACAGAAGGATTCTCTACGGAAGGGATATCGGAACTAATGATCCATTCGCCGCGATACTTGGTTTTCAGCCAAACTTAAAAAATGGCGGTAGATATTTCTCAAATCTTTTTGATAAAACAAGAGGAGCAAGTGTTGATTTGACAATTCCAACTTCTTATGCAAAATATAAATTTGGTTCATTATACGAAGAAAAGAAAAGAGATTTTACATCGAGGTTAATCAGTGTAATTATTAATGCTTCAGGAAATGGCTTCACCGATTTTAACCTTCTTTATTTGCCATTGAACGAGATATTTGCACCTGAAAATTTCAGAAGAAACGGTTTCTCTATTGAAGAATATCAGAATGGTTCAAATAATTATACTGCTAAGCAGGATGTATTTTCAACATATGGTATGATTGAATTACCATTTTATTTCCTTGATCAGGAATTCAATTTTGTCGGTGGTGCACGTTTAGAAAATTCTCTTCAGCAGATAAATTCTTTTGACTTGAGTGGTCAGATTCCTTTAAGCAATCAACTTAAAAAAGTAGATATTCTGCCATCTGCTAATTTGATTTACAGAATTAGTCCAATTACAAATTTAAGACTTGGCTACAGCCAAACAGTAAACAGACCTGAATTAAGAGAACTTGTTTCATTTGCATACTTCGATTATGCAACACAAACCTCTGTAAGAGGAAATCCAAATCTTCAAAGGGCACTTATCAGAAACTATGACTTAAGATTTGAAATCTTTCCTGGTGTCGGAGAATTGATTTCAGCAAGTGTATTTTATAAATCAATCAGTGATGCTATTGAAAAAGTAGTTGTAACCGGTAGCGCACTTGGGTCTGAGAGAACATTTACAAATTCTGATAAAGCAAAGATTTACGGATTTGAATTAGAAGGAAGATTCACACTGGCATTCTTAGGTTCATACTTCAATAACTTTTCTTTGAATGGAAATTATAGTTGGATTAAATCAGCTGTAACAGTAAAAGGCACAGAAACAACAATACCACGAGAAGAAAGACCACTTCAAGGTCAATCGCCATATGTACTGAACTTTGGTCTGTACTTTACCGAACCAACTATCGGAACAACTTTCGGAATACTTTACAACAAAATCGGGGAAAGAATTGTTGAAGTAGCTACAGCTTATGAAGAAGATGTAACTGAGCAACCAAGAGATTTAGTTGACATTGTAATATCCCAACCTTTCCTCGATAACTTCGAAGTTAAATTGGGAATAAAAGATTTACTTTCTCAAGAGCATGTTTTTACTCAGGGAAATAAAAAATCCAGAGTTAACAGTTCTAATACCGGAATTTCACTTGGGTTATCATATAAAATTCAATAATGAAGAGAGAGAAGAGAGAGAAAGCGTTGAAAAGACTAACAAACATTATTAACAAATCAAGGAGACAAAATGAAAATAATTAACAAGTTCGTTTTATTCACTTTTGTTGTTTTTGTTTTCAGTCTGGCTGAAACATTTGCACAGCTTGCACCTGTTGACAGTGTGATTGAAGGTAATATCAACTCAAATGCTTTCCTCTCTAAAAACAAAAGATATCTCTTAAGGGGTTTTGTAAATGTTAACCCGCCTGCAACACTCACAATTCAGGCTGGAACAGTTATTTATGGTGAAAAATCTACTAAAGGTTCACTCATTATTAACCGTGGTGCCAAGATTATTGCTCAAGGAACTCCAGATGAGCCAATTGTTTTCACTTCACAAGAACTACCCGGTAACAGAGGTCCTGGTGATTGGGGAGGAATAATACTCGCCGGTAATGCTACAATTAATGTTCCCGGTGGCACAGCAACACTCGAAGGTGGTACAGGAACTGTATATGGTGGTGGTACAACTCCTAATGATGATGACAACAGCGGAATCCTTAAGTATGTAAGAATTGAATTTCCGGGAATTGCATTCTTGCCGGATAACGAAATTAACGGATTAACTCTAGGTGGTATTGGTCGTGGAACCACTATAGAATATGTGCAGGTTAGTTATTCTGGTGATGATTCCTTTGAATGGTTTGGTGGTACTGTTAACGGAAAATATCTTATCGCTTTCAAAGGTGTTGATGATGAATTTGATATGGATTTCGGATTCAGAGGAAATCTTCAATTTGGATTTGGCTTGAGAGATCCAAACATCGCCGATATAAGTGGAAGTAACGGCTTTGAAACTGATAATGATGGAACAGGAACATTCAATACACCAAGAACACTTCCAGTAATTTCGAACTTTACGGTTGTTGGTCCAATGCCTGATACATCATTTACTGCATACAATCCGAATTTCAGAAGAGGTGCTCATATCAGAAGAAGTGCATTAACCTCAATTTATAATTCGATTGTTATGGGATATCCTATTGGATTATTGCTTGATGGTTCCGGTGTTGGTAATGCTGCAATCGGTGATACTTTACAAATAAGAAATTCCATTTGGGCTGGACTAAGAGCAGGAAATGGAATAATCACAAATTACGGTCAGTTAAATGCTCTCCAGTGGTATGATACACCAGCTTATCAGAACAGAAGATATGTTCAACCTTCTGAAGTTGGTTTGATCGCTCCGTTTAATCTTACAAGTCCTAATCCTGTTCCAAATTCTGGTTCACCTGCAGCAACAGGAGCAGCGTTCAGTAATCCAAGACTTGGAAGTTTCTTTACACCAACTTCTTATGTCGGTGCTTTTGATCCTTCCGGAAGCAGATGGGATTTACCGTGGGCAAACTACGATCCACAAAACACCAGCTACATTTTATCAGTTGAAGAAAATCAGATTAACGGAATACCAACTGATTTTACTCTAAGTCAGAATTATCCAAATCCGTTCAATCCTTCAACAAAAATTGTTTATTCAGTTGCAAAACCTGGTAAAGTAAAATTATATGTAACAAATATTCTTGGTCAGGTTGTGGAAGAATTAGTAAATGATTTTAGGGAAACCGGTACTTATGAAATTAATTACAATGCAGAAAACTTAAGCACAGGTTTGTATATTTATACACTTGAGGCAGGGAACACAAAAATCTCAAAGAAGATGACTTTGCTCAAATGATCTCTCCTCTCTCCTTCGACAAGGGGCGTTGCCATCGGCAACGTCCTTTTTTATTTTTTGGAAGAGCATTTAAGTATTTATGAAAAGTTTTTTCCTAAAATTATTATTACTTCTATTCATTCTCTGCTCAAAGAATTTTTCTCAGGAAACAGTTGATTATTTCAGAGCATTCGAATCAATAAATGGGGATTCTATTCTGAAACATCTTCAATTCTTAGCTAGCGATGAACTTGAAGGAAGGGGTTTAGGTAGCAGGGGAATTAAACTTGCCGCAAATTATTTAGCTGAAAAATTCAATGAGTATGATTTAAAAAAAATTCCGTCTACAGATAGTTATTTTCAGGAAATACCTTTTATTGGAAGCAGAACACTTTCTTCATCCGAATTTAATTTTTACATCGACGATAAGGTTATTTCACTTAAATATTCGGATGATTATTTTCTATATAAATCCGGTCAACAAACTTTTATACCATTACCAACTGAATTAGTTTTTGTTGGTTATGGAATCGTTGCTCCTGAATTTGATTATAATGATTATCAGGCAGTTGATATAACAGGAAAGATTGCAGTATTTCTGGATAGTGAACCGTTATCTAATGATCCTGAGTTCTTTAACGGAAATGAAATTACTTATTACAGTTTTGCTGAGGTTAAAAGACAGACTGCTTTACAAAGAGGAGCAGCAGGAACAATCTTAATTCCGTTTGAGAAATATTCAGGTTGGGAAAATGTGACAAAAGATTTTGCAAAAGAAGATATAAGACTTGCGTATGACCTAACCAGTAATTTTAGTGTCATAATAAATCCTGCAATTGCGAAATTAATTTTTAATGGTTCTCAATATTCATTTGATGATATAATTGAGATGCATCAGAAACATCAGTTGAAATCATTTCCACTTAAAACTAAAATTAGTTTCAGAGGCAACTTTAAAGAGAGAGCTTTTGTAGGTAAAAATATCATTGGAATTTTACCAGGAAGTGATGACAAACTTAAAGATTCATACCTGATTATTTCAGCTCACTATGATCATTTAGGAATTGGCTCTCCAATACAAAATGATTCGATATACAATGGTGCTTTGGATAATGCTATTGGAGTTTCGGTTCTGATTGAACTTGCAAGAGCTTTCTCATCATTAAATACAAAGCCAAAGCGAACCATTATTTTTATTGCTTTAACCGGTGAAGAAAGTGGATTACTTGGTTCTATCTATTACACTGATAATCCGGTTTTCCCATTATACAAAACAATTGCAAATGTGAACATTGACGGGATTGCATTCTTCAGAGATTTTGAAAGTGTGATAGGAGTGGGTTCAGAATACTCATCACTTAAAAATAATTTAAGTGAAACAGCAGAACGTTATCAGATAAGTGTAGAAAAAATTCCTGAGGAGTTTGAGCAGTTAACCTCTTTCACAAACAGCGATCAATATACATTCGCATCAGTTGGAGTACCTTCAATACTTGTGCTTGAGGGTTTGCAGAATAGAACGAAATCAAGAGAAGAAGTATTGCAATCGTTTATTGAATATTTTGAATTAAGATATCACACACCTAAAGATGATTTGAATCAATTTATTGATGAAGTCGCTGCTGAGCGGCACACAAAAATACTTTTTGATTTATGTTATCATATTGCAAACTCAGTTGATGAACCTAAATGGAAATCTGACTCTCCGTTTTTAAAAGCAAGATTAAGAAGTATTGCAGAGAAAAAATAATGAGTAAAAATATCATCACGCTTTTAGTTTTTTCTTTATTGTTCAGTTTTTGTTCATTTAAACCAAGCGGTGAAAATGTAATAACAATCTCCGGTTCAGATACGATGTATGAACTGAATGAAAAGTTAGCTAAGGAATTTATGATTGATAATCCCGGAATATCGGTTTATGTGAAAGGCGGTGGAACAAGATTAGGTATTTCAGACTTAATTAAGAACAGAACTGATATTTGTGCTTCATCCCGTAATTTACAACCTGAAGAATCAAAATTGTTAGTTGAATACTATGGCTCGCTTGCATTAGTATATCTTATAGCAAAAGATGGATTGAGCATTTATGTAAATCCAAATAATATCGTGAATGACTTAACTGTTGATCAAATAAAAAAGATTTTTACCGGGAAAATTAAGAACTGGAAAGAAGTTGGTGGAAAGGATACTGTGATTATTCCTGTTCTGCGAAATCCAAATTCCGGTACTTACCTCTACTTCAAAGAACATGTGCTTGATGATGAAGAATATACCAAGAACGGATTAACACTCCCAACAACAAAAGAAATAATTAAATTTATTTCCGAGAATGATAATGCAATTGGTTATGGTGGTGTAGGTTATAAAGAGGGGATAGTGCAGATAAGGGTTGAAGGTGTTTTTCCTGTTGAAGAAAACATTCGTAATGACTCATACCCAATCACAAGATATCTTCATTTTTTTGTCTCCGAAACTCCATCAGGAAATGTAAAAAAGTTTATTGACTGGACGCTTTCACCAAAAGGGCAGAGCGTCATCAGAAAAGCAGGATTTATTCCGCTTTGGGATTACTCACTTTAGAATTTTTCTTAACAATTAAGTAATGTTCTCTTAACATTCACTTAACCTTTGCTATATAATTTCCGTCAGTAAAAAAATCATTAATCTGAAAAATGAAATTTCAACTATCGGTTAAAGGAAATAAAATGAAGCAATCCTTGTTGAATGAAAAGAGCTCGGATATTTTCAGTTGGAAAGAAATAAAAGAAAATCCATTTGAACTATTCAAATCCGAAATTCTCAACTACGGATTTTTAATCAATCAAGAAAATATCGACTCTAAAATTGATTGGGCTATTGAATATGAAATGATTTATAATTCTCAGTTGATGGAAATTTAATTTGATTAAATGGGGGACAATCTTAAAATTGTCTGATACTCCTTTCTGAACAAATCTTCAATCTTTACTTCACCACTTTCAGTTAATTTATGTAGCTCACAATGAGTTTTATCAGGTTCCACTTTTATAATATTCACTCTCAA
This genomic window contains:
- a CDS encoding TonB-dependent receptor, whose amino-acid sequence is MFNKKNFSIVCRKFLKKVFLIFLLGYLPLIAQGKGSITGLVLDKETGEAIIGANVLIENSNIGAATDLEGKFRIENVNPGKYNVIVSYISYSKITIKDVEVTAGKSTELKVALTSEAISVDEVVVVDKLDRSYENALINQRKKSNSISDGISSEQIKKSNDASTSDALKRIPGVTLLDNKFIFVRGTSERYSNAQLNNTSLSSTEPEKKSFAFDLLPTNLLSNTIVVKSFTPDISGDFAGGTVQINTVDFPDRLKINLSYSTSYVSNTSFKDFSTYSGGGSFWGFDNGTRALPSSFPANLGSAGLTRTEINELAKSLNNVWAPETKRAPLNNNFSLSIGDGTTLLGQNFGFVAAFSFRNSYKNSDVERNEFEASGEPRFEFKGVQSTYSTMMGGMLNLSYKLSDLHKFSLKNTYSRSSDDEVSVLNGAQYTDAGKEQIQTALRFVERDVLSSQINGEHYFPFLNNLKLDWKTYYSESNRNEPDYRRILYGRDIGTNDPFAAILGFQPNLKNGGRYFSNLFDKTRGASVDLTIPTSYAKYKFGSLYEEKKRDFTSRLISVIINASGNGFTDFNLLYLPLNEIFAPENFRRNGFSIEEYQNGSNNYTAKQDVFSTYGMIELPFYFLDQEFNFVGGARLENSLQQINSFDLSGQIPLSNQLKKVDILPSANLIYRISPITNLRLGYSQTVNRPELRELVSFAYFDYATQTSVRGNPNLQRALIRNYDLRFEIFPGVGELISASVFYKSISDAIEKVVVTGSALGSERTFTNSDKAKIYGFELEGRFTLAFLGSYFNNFSLNGNYSWIKSAVTVKGTETTIPREERPLQGQSPYVLNFGLYFTEPTIGTTFGILYNKIGERIVEVATAYEEDVTEQPRDLVDIVISQPFLDNFEVKLGIKDLLSQEHVFTQGNKKSRVNSSNTGISLGLSYKIQ
- a CDS encoding T9SS type A sorting domain-containing protein, with protein sequence MKIINKFVLFTFVVFVFSLAETFAQLAPVDSVIEGNINSNAFLSKNKRYLLRGFVNVNPPATLTIQAGTVIYGEKSTKGSLIINRGAKIIAQGTPDEPIVFTSQELPGNRGPGDWGGIILAGNATINVPGGTATLEGGTGTVYGGGTTPNDDDNSGILKYVRIEFPGIAFLPDNEINGLTLGGIGRGTTIEYVQVSYSGDDSFEWFGGTVNGKYLIAFKGVDDEFDMDFGFRGNLQFGFGLRDPNIADISGSNGFETDNDGTGTFNTPRTLPVISNFTVVGPMPDTSFTAYNPNFRRGAHIRRSALTSIYNSIVMGYPIGLLLDGSGVGNAAIGDTLQIRNSIWAGLRAGNGIITNYGQLNALQWYDTPAYQNRRYVQPSEVGLIAPFNLTSPNPVPNSGSPAATGAAFSNPRLGSFFTPTSYVGAFDPSGSRWDLPWANYDPQNTSYILSVEENQINGIPTDFTLSQNYPNPFNPSTKIVYSVAKPGKVKLYVTNILGQVVEELVNDFRETGTYEINYNAENLSTGLYIYTLEAGNTKISKKMTLLK
- a CDS encoding M28 family peptidase — translated: MKSFFLKLLLLLFILCSKNFSQETVDYFRAFESINGDSILKHLQFLASDELEGRGLGSRGIKLAANYLAEKFNEYDLKKIPSTDSYFQEIPFIGSRTLSSSEFNFYIDDKVISLKYSDDYFLYKSGQQTFIPLPTELVFVGYGIVAPEFDYNDYQAVDITGKIAVFLDSEPLSNDPEFFNGNEITYYSFAEVKRQTALQRGAAGTILIPFEKYSGWENVTKDFAKEDIRLAYDLTSNFSVIINPAIAKLIFNGSQYSFDDIIEMHQKHQLKSFPLKTKISFRGNFKERAFVGKNIIGILPGSDDKLKDSYLIISAHYDHLGIGSPIQNDSIYNGALDNAIGVSVLIELARAFSSLNTKPKRTIIFIALTGEESGLLGSIYYTDNPVFPLYKTIANVNIDGIAFFRDFESVIGVGSEYSSLKNNLSETAERYQISVEKIPEEFEQLTSFTNSDQYTFASVGVPSILVLEGLQNRTKSREEVLQSFIEYFELRYHTPKDDLNQFIDEVAAERHTKILFDLCYHIANSVDEPKWKSDSPFLKARLRSIAEKK